One segment of Rosa chinensis cultivar Old Blush chromosome 6, RchiOBHm-V2, whole genome shotgun sequence DNA contains the following:
- the LOC112172010 gene encoding dolichyl-diphosphooligosaccharide--protein glycosyltransferase subunit DAD1, whose protein sequence is MVKPSSSSSSTSQDALALFNSLRSAYSATPTALKIIDLYVGFAVSTAIIQVVYMALVGSFPFNSFLSGVLSCIGTAVLAVCLRIQVNKENKEFKDLAPERAFADFVLCNLVLHLVIMNFLG, encoded by the exons ATGGTGAAGCCTTCGTCATCGTCGTCCTCTACGAGCCAGGACGCCCTTGCCCTTTTCAATTCTCTGAGATCGGCTTACTCCGCCACTCCTACCGCTCTCAag ATCATTGATCTCTATGTTGGTTTCGCTGTATCCACAGCTATCATCCAG GTAGTCTACATGGCTCTTGTTGGATCATTCCCATTTAACTCTTTTCTCTCTGGAGTACTCTCATGCATAGGGACAGCAGTCCTTGCTG TTTGCCTCCGTATTCAagtgaacaaagaaaacaaggaaTTTAAG GATTTAGCACCAGAGCGGGCTTTTGCAGATTTTGTTCTCTGCAATTTGGTTCTGCATTTGGTGATCATGAATTTCCTTGGATGA
- the LOC112172005 gene encoding disease resistance protein RUN1 isoform X4 — protein sequence MSIQRTSTSFPPLNPQWKYDVFLSFRGNDTRRAFTDHLYTALEHQGIITFRDDPELQKGGAISPELFAAIEESRFALIVLSRNYALSTWCLDEIVRILECMKARETVLPIFYDVDPSDVRKQTGSFREAFANLEERFRNDKEKVRSWRYALTEVASFSGWNSKEWYESKLIKDIVDVIWTKLQPTSCSYAENLVGIHSRLQQLNFLLGVGLDDDVRFIGIWGMGGIGKTTMVRVVYERIAREYEFSFLLTDVRNSVERSGLLNLQKQLLSGIWTKKADISDLHDGATIIRRLLGHKKVLLVLDDVNHSSHLKYLAGNREWFGLGSRVLITTRNEHLLIEHGVERRLKAEELNDDDSLQLFSWKAFKRGYPEEDFLALSKSVINYAKGLPLALEVLGSFLYGRDLSEWKSALKKLGRVCNLEIFDILKTSYNDLDSEEKKIFLDIACFFNGQDKDRVTEVLNSCDVSAIIGIKVLMERSLLTVSHGRLRMHDLLQKMGREIVHRESPNEPSRCSRLWLLEDVKHILSNNSGTEAIEGIFVDSTESEVKVDVNRKSFSMMNKLRYLKINNANLPKGLEYLPNSLLIVDWTRYPFKSLPSHFNPQKLLELRLCHSCIKHFRIGTEPLYNLKTIDLSHSLDLVSTPNFKV from the exons ATGAGCATACAAAGAACCTCTACATCTTTCCCCCCATTAAATCCTCAGTGGAAATATGATGTTTTTCTGAGCTTTAGAGGCAATGACACTCGCAGGGCTTTTACAGACCACTTATACACTGCATTGGAACATCAAGGAATCATAACTTTCAGGGATGATCCTGAACTTCAAAAAGGGGGAGCTATTTCTCCAGAACTTTTTGCTGCAATTGAAGAATCAAGATTTGCTCTCATTGTTCTCTCAAGAAATTATGCATTGTCAacatggtgcttggatgaaaTTGTAAGAATTCTTGAATGCATGAAAGCAAGAGAAACAGTGCTGCCAATTTTCTATGATGTCGATCCCTCTGATGTACGAAAGCAAACAGGGAGTTTTAGAGAAGCCTTCGCTAATCTCGAAGAAAGGTTTAGAAATGACAAAGAGAAAGTGAGAAGCTGGAGATATGCTTTAACAGAAGTGGCAAGTTTCTCTGGGTGGAATTCAAAGGAATG GTATGAATCAAAGCTCATTAAAGATATTGTTGATGTTATATGGACAAAATTGCAACCGACATCATGCAGTTATGCAGAAAATCTAGTTGGAATTCACTCAAGATTGCAGCAACTCAATTTTCTTTTAGGTGTAGGACTAGATGATGACGTCCGCTTCATTGGGATATGGGGAATGGGCGGGATTGGTAAGACAACTATGGTAAGAGTGGTGTATGAGAGAATCGCTCGTGAATATGAATTTAGTTTCCTTCTTACTGATGTTAGAAACTCCGTTGAAAGAAGTGGTCTACTTAATCTACAAAAGCAACTTCTCTCTGGGATTTGGACAAAAAAGGCCGACATATCAGACCTTCATGACGGAGCCACCATTATAAGGAGGTTGTTAGGTCACAAAAAAGTTCTTCTCGTTCTCGATGATGTGAACCATTCAAGCCATTTAAAATATTTGGCAGGAAACCGAGAGTGGTTTGGTTTAGGGAGTAGAGTTCTCATCACAACTAGAAATGAGCATTTGTTGATTGAACATGGAGTGGAGAGACGATTGAAGGCAGAAGAATTAAATGATGATGATTCTCTTCAGCTTTTTAGCTGGAAAGCATTCAAAAGAGGTTACCCTGAAGAAGATTTTCTTGCTTTGTCAAAATCTGTTATAAACTATGCCAAAGGTCTTCCTTTAGCTCTTGAAGTACTGGGTTCTTTTTTGTATGGAAGAGATCTAAGTGAATGGAAGAGTGCATTGAAAAAACTGGGAAGAGTTTGTAACTTGGAAATTTTTGACATACTTAAAACAAGTTACAATGATCTAGATTccgaagagaagaaaatatttctagacattgcatgtttctttaacGGACAGGACAAAGATCGAGTAACAGAAGTATTAAACAGTTGCGAtgtttctgcaattattggaaTAAAAGTCCTGATGGAAAGATCTCTCTTGACTGTTTCTCATGGAAGACTAAGGATGCACGATTTGCTCCAAAAAATGGGACGGGAAATTGTCCACCGGGAATCTCCTAACGAGCCGAGCAGGTGCAGTAGGTTGTGGCTTCTTGAAGACGTCAAACATATCTTGTCCAATAATTCT GGAACTGAGGCAATAGAAGGCATATTTGTGGACTCAACCGAGTCAGAAGTAAAGGTGGACGTGAAtcgaaaatcattttcaatGATGAACAAATTGAGATACCTGAAGATTAATAATGCGAATCTACCTAAGGGGCTTGAATATCTGCCCAATAGTTTACTGATTGTTGATTGGACGAGGTATCCGTTCAAATCTCTGCCATCACATTTCAACCCCCAGAAGCTGCTCGAACTTAGATTGTGTCATAGTTGTATTAAACATTTCAGGATAGGAACTGAG CCTTTATACAATTTGAAAACCATTGATCTGAGTCACTCTCTGGATCTTGTCAGCACCCCAAACTTTAAAG TGTAG